In the genome of Zobellia nedashkovskayae, the window TTATTTTACTCAGGATCAGCAACATCTTTCTGGTATGGTTGGCCTTTGGGTTTTGGTATCCTAGCCTATGGTATTGCTTATTTTTTAGTACATGATATTTTTATCCATCAAAGGTTTAAAATGTTCAGGAATGCAAATAATTGGTATGCTAAGGGAGTTCGTAGAGCACACAAAATGCACCATAAGCATTTAGGCAAAGGAGATGGTGAATGCTTTGGTATGCTCATTGTTCCTTTTAAATACTTCAGGAACAAGTTGTAACTATACCTCTACTCTACCAGAAGTTGATCTAATAATTTTCTGATTTTATCACTGTTCCAATCTACAGCTCCATTTTCGGCCATAATAATTTTGCCTTGTTTACTTATAATGTAAGTAGTAGGAATTGTAGAGGAACTAAATATTTCCGGCACTTTATTTTCAGCTATAAAAAAAGGTAGACTATATCCCTTTTTCAATATAAAATTATTAACTCTACTAAACTTTTCCTCGCTCACTAACATAAAGCTTACTTTATCTCCATAGTCATCATATAATGCTTGAATAACGGGCATTTCTTCTAGACAAGGTTTACACCAAGTAGCCCAAAGGTTTAAGAAAACTACTTTTCCTTTTGCATTTTGATAAGAGTATGTTTGGGTATTTAAATCCGTTACTACCCAATCGTATGTATTTTCTGGAATGGTCTTATCTGCTTTCAGCTTAATTGAACTATAAGAAATAATCCGCCCGGTATAAGCTCTTAATTTAGGAAGTATAGGTGTAAATAAAACAAGGCCGACGCCAATCAGCAATACTCCTACGGCAATATATTTTACAGAAGGTTTCAAGGCGTATG includes:
- a CDS encoding TlpA family protein disulfide reductase, which translates into the protein MKPSVKYIAVGVLLIGVGLVLFTPILPKLRAYTGRIISYSSIKLKADKTIPENTYDWVVTDLNTQTYSYQNAKGKVVFLNLWATWCKPCLEEMPVIQALYDDYGDKVSFMLVSEEKFSRVNNFILKKGYSLPFFIAENKVPEIFSSSTIPTTYIISKQGKIIMAENGAVDWNSDKIRKLLDQLLVE
- a CDS encoding sterol desaturase family protein — translated: MKAVIWITLFLGTFSFMEFMAWFTHKYIMHGFLWSLHQDHHKKDHDSWFERNDAFFIFYAIVSMILFYSGSATSFWYGWPLGFGILAYGIAYFLVHDIFIHQRFKMFRNANNWYAKGVRRAHKMHHKHLGKGDGECFGMLIVPFKYFRNKL